The following DNA comes from Gemmatimonadota bacterium.
GAGCCGGCGCCGGGCGGGCAGGCGCCGCCGCGCGCCCCGACAGGGGAAGTCGCCAGTGCGTCGCCGAAGGCGCCGGCCCCCTGGAACCGATCGGCGGGGCGCTTGGCCAGCGCCTTGCCTAACGCGTCCGCCACGCCTCGCGGCGTGTCGGCGCGGAGCCCCGCACCGGCTTTGGCGGCGCGTTGAGGGGCGCCGACGTGACCGCCCCCGGTGAGTCACCCGTGAACGGCGGGGCGCCCGTGAGCATCTCGTAGCCGATGATCGCCAGCGAGTAGAGGTCCGAGCGCCCGTCGATGTCGGCGTCGCCTGCGGCCTGTTCCGGCGACATGTAGCCGGGGGTCCCGACGGCGATCCCTCCCTCCGTCAGGCGCGCGTCGTCCCCGCCTGGTGGAGGGGTTGCGGGGCGCGCCAGCACCGCCGAGATCCCGAAGTCGGCAAGGACGGCGTGTCCATCCGAGAGCAGGACGTTCTCGGGCTTGAGGTCGCGGTGCACGATCCCCTTCTCGTGCGCGAAGGCCAGGGCGCTCCCCAACTCGGTGAGGATGCGCACGGCGTCTTCGACCTGGAGCCGTCCCTCGCGCCGCAGGCGGTGCCGCAACGACTCCTCGATGTAGGGCGTGATGAAGTAGAGGAGCCCCCCATTGGTCCCGGTGGAGAGGACGGGGAGGATGTGCCGGGTGCTGCCGAGGACGGCCGTCACCTGGAACTCGCGCCGGAATCGGGCGGCGAGCACATCGCTCGTGAGCTCGGGGGCCAGCAGCTTGATGACGACGGAACGGCCGAGGGCGACTTCCGTCGCGAGGTAGACGCGACTCATGCCGCCGCCGCCGAGCTCGCGCTCGACGCGGTATCCGCTTCCGACGGCAGCCTGGACGCGCTCCTGCAGCTCGCTCACGGGGGGGAGGGAGGGTGGCGGACGACGCGGAAGCTAACCGGCGGCCCCGACCCTGCTATGCCGAAGCGGGGAAGAGGTTCCGGAAGCGGTACCCGAGCACCATGATTCCCGTCGTCCTGTCGTCGTTGTGTCGTCGTCCCGTCTCTCCTTCGTCCCCGGCAATGGGTCTAGAGACCAACTGCACCCTCGAACGCGCCCGGCGAAAACTCGTGGGCAAGGCGCTCCTGGAGAGTGACCACATCGCGTTCCGTGGCAAGACGAAGAACGCGAAGTTCCTCCTCTCCGAGTTGTCGCGCGTGGAGATCCAGGGCAACGCGCTCGTCCTGGAGCACCCGGAAGGGCCGGCCTTCTTGCATCTGGCAGAAGGGATGGCCGCGAAGTGGCTGGCCAAGATTCGGAATCCCCGGTCGCTGCTCGACAAGCTGGGGGTCTCGGAAGGGATGAAGGTCGTCATCAACGTGGACGACGCGGACTTCCTCGCGCAGCTCGAACGCCGCATTGGTTCGTACGCGACCCGAGCGACCCCGAAGAGTGACATGATCGTGTACGGTGCCGAGAACCAGACCGCGCTGGAGCGCCTCGAAGCCCTGAAGG
Coding sequences within:
- a CDS encoding serine/threonine protein kinase; the protein is MSELQERVQAAVGSGYRVERELGGGGMSRVYLATEVALGRSVVIKLLAPELTSDVLAARFRREFQVTAVLGSTRHILPVLSTGTNGGLLYFITPYIEESLRHRLRREGRLQVEDAVRILTELGSALAFAHEKGIVHRDLKPENVLLSDGHAVLADFGISAVLARPATPPPGGDDARLTEGGIAVGTPGYMSPEQAAGDADIDGRSDLYSLAIIGYEMLTGAPPFTGDSPGAVTSAPLNAPPKPVRGSAPTRREAWRTR
- a CDS encoding DUF3052 family protein, giving the protein MGLETNCTLERARRKLVGKALLESDHIAFRGKTKNAKFLLSELSRVEIQGNALVLEHPEGPAFLHLAEGMAAKWLAKIRNPRSLLDKLGVSEGMKVVINVDDADFLAQLERRIGSYATRATPKSDMIVYGAENQTALERLEALKGTLVPNGAIWVVHRKGKEATLRDVEVFAAGRRAGLVDNKVASFSATHTAERLVIPRAER